GCCAGAGCCAGGGCTTCCAGTGACTCCTGCCCCAGGATCTCCACGTCCTCCACGGACCGGCGAAGTCTCGACCATTCGTAGTTCCTGGCCTCCGGATTCAGAAGGTAGGCTGCCAGACTCAGATCGAACCAGTTCTCCATGGGAACCATCTCCCAGTCCCTGGAGGTGCGCAAAAGGTCCATGAGGGACGGGACAACCGCCCGGGTCGAAGCCAGGGCCCTGGCCAGCCGCTCCACCGGCCCCCGATACTCCACTTCCCGGCCTTCGCTCCCCAGCACCCACCCTTCACCCCTGGGCACCAGGCCGACCTCGGTTCCGGCCAAACCTTCAGCCGGATCGTCCACCACTTTCGCGTCCGAAACGGGGCGGAACTTCTGCCTTGGAGGCTTGGTCCCCTGCCACTCGTCGTATTCTTTGGTAACCTGACGAAATTCGAACTCCTGGAGAAAGCCCCGAACGGACTGGTCGTCGCTGTCCTTGATCCGAAGATCCTCCAGCGTCACATCCTGGCAGAAATCGGTCCTGAGCCTGGTCAGCTCCCGGTAGAGCATAACCGATTCAAGATGCGGCCCGTACTTGGCCCGTTCCTTTTCTGACAAGAGATGCATCCCCGCCGACAGGGCCTCGAGGTCGGGAAACTTGGCCATCAAAAGCTTGGCTGTCTTAGGTCCGACCTTGGGAATACCCGGGATGTCGTCCGCCGAGTCCCCCACCAAAGCCTGATAATCCGGCCATTGGTCGGGCTTCAGGCCTTCCTGACTGTCAAAATCGTCCAAGGTCAAAATCTTCTCGGACTTTTGGGAAGGATCCCACATGACCACGTTCGCATCTAGGCATTGGCGCAAGTCCTTGTCCGTGCCAACGATGACCACCGGGCCGTCATCCTTGAACCGCCGACACAGACTGGCGATATAGTCATCAGCCTCGGCCCCGCCTGTCGCCTCCAGCATGGGTACGCCCAGAAGTCCGACACCGATTTTGATGATGTCCCTTTGGGCGGCCAGATCCTCGGGTACCTTGGCCCGTCCCGCCTTGTAGCCATCAAAAAGTTCGTGCCGAAAAGTCGGTCCGGGCCCGTCAACGACAAAGGCCATGAAATCCGGCTGTTCCTGCTGCAGGATTTTGATCAACAGCCGGAGGATCATGAAGGCTGCGCTGGTCGGAAACCCGTCCGAGCGTCTGAGGTCCGGGTAGGCGTAGAAACCGCGATAGATGAAGGAATTCCCGTCCACGAGATAGAGGGGCCGCCCCTTGAGACCCAGCCGAGACCGCAGGGAGGCCTGGCTCACGCCTCCTCCCCGTTCTCGGAATCACTGGCCGCCTTCTTCGGCCCGATGCAATTCTTCTTGTTCAATCGCTCAAGGACGAAATGCTGGGGGTGGAGGGTGGCGATGCGGGCCATGGGAACCTCGGCCCGGGCCATGGACCTGTGCCCCCCGGCCGAACCTACGTCGCCGAAAAGGAGTTTGGCGAATTTGCCCATGTCCCGCCGCAGACCATCCCCCCGCAGGATAATGACCAAGTTGTCGTTGAAAATTCCGCTGATGATGGTCCAGGACAAGCCATGAACCCGGAGAAAAAAATCAGCCAGGATGACCAGGATGTCCGGAGAATCGACCCGGCCCATGAAGGCCGTCAACCCCTGGCCCAGGACCCGCATCTTGCGGAAGGCCTGGGAAAAATACTTCAGCCACTCGAGCTTGAACTCGCTGCGGAGGATCTTGTGCAGCAAAGGTTGGCTGTAGAACTTGGTCAAATACCGAAAGGCCTTGATGTCTACATCGCAGAAGCCCCGCTCGAAGCTCTGGGTATCGGTTTTAATTCCGTAGACCAGGGCCGTAGCCAGGAGTTTTCCGGGCCTCAGGCCCAAGTTGTAGAGATATTCGGTCATCAACGAGCTGTTGGAGCCGTATTCGGGCTTGATGTCCACAAAATCGGCCTCCACAGGGTTCTCCTTGGCCAGGGGATGATGGTCGATAACCACCGAGAACTTGAGCCCAGCGAAATCGGAATGGTGATGGGGCTGCGAGTCCACCAGGGCGTACCGATCGTACTGTGCCGCAAGAGGCGGCGTTAGCTTCTTGGTTGGAATGCGCAATAGGCGGATCATGGCCAGATTGTCGGGCCTAGAGATCTCGTTGACATGGGCCAGACCCACAGCCGATACCCGCCGGGCCAAAATACGCTTGAGGGCCAAAGATGAGGCCAGGGCGTCCGGATCTGCGTTCATGAGGATCAGCCAACGGTCCTCCTTGCGCAACAGATCCAAAAGTCTGTCCAGTTTCGGCCCGAGATTTCTGAAATATGCCATAAAGTTCCTGTCCGTTTCCGACGACGGACCCGTTCGAGTGAAAGATGTCCGCATCGCCCGGGGGCAATGTCCTCCTGGAAAACCGTCCGATACGTTCGGCTTCTCTAGGGCAACCTCTTAGGCAAGTCCAGCGAGCTCAGTGGCAGAGATGCAACCGAAAGGTCCGCTCCCTTGGCGGAGCCAATTTCGGACGTTTGAGCCGTTCGGCATTGGATAATGACTTGCTCTTTTGCTCAGTCTGACTTAAGGCGGCCGAAATTCAGGTTCGGCTCACTCCTTGCTTGAACTTGGGCAGGAAAGAATTTTTTTCCGGGATGAAACCATGAGACTATTTCGAGGCTTTTTGCAGCACCACCTGAACCCGCTCCACGTTTATTGCCGACTGCGCGGAATCGGAGTCAGGGGTGGGCCAGCCATGAGGGCCTGCACCATCTACGAGAAATATTTTTACCGGATCTGGATCGGCTGACGGCCTTCAGAAATCCATTTTCAAGGCCTTTTGTCTAATCTGGACATGGGCTTTGGCCTTACGCAGACGCACCAGGTTTTCGGGTAATTCCCCCAGAAACCGCGACTCCGGAAGGCGCATGGCCCGACCATAAAGCTTTCGTTCCAGGGCCCGGCTGAGATACAGCCGATTCGCGGCCCTTGTCAGCCCCACGTAAAAAAGCCGCCGCTCTTCCTCCACATCTCCTCCCTTGGGGTCTGCGCCAGCCTCCTTCTGGCCTGTAAGCATCTCGAGGTCGGCCAGGGGAATCAGGCCATCCTCCAGACCCGGCAGAAAAACAGCTTCGAATTCAAGGCCCTTGGCCGCATGCAGGGTCATGATCTGAACCTTTTGGCTCTTTTGCCGTACGGCCTCCAGTTCGCTTTGCAGAGCGACCTCCCGAAGCACTCCGGCCCATCCTGAACGCTCGGCATACAGTGCGGCTAGGTCCCGGAAGGGGCGGCTCTTGAAAAAAACGTCGGGGAAACGGGGATCTCCAGCCAGAGAATCGGCCATGACCAGAGGCCCGGCCACCACCGTGGCGTCCGGACAAAGTGACTCGATCTGAGACTGGCGCTCCTCGCCCTCGGCTCCGCCAAGCCCCAACACTCGTCGGCCTTCGTCGATGATGGCCGCCACCCGGGGGTCGTGAAAAAACAGATCAGTCCCGGGCACGGAGCAGGGAATACCCATCTTGTCCAGGGTGGCCCGCAGAGAGGGGACCATCTGCCAAAGCCGGACCAGCACGGCGATATCCCCAGGGCCCAATCCTTCGCCTGCGTTCTGATCTGCCTGCCAATGGGCTGTTCCCCCGA
This sequence is a window from Deltaproteobacteria bacterium. Protein-coding genes within it:
- a CDS encoding phosphoesterase, giving the protein MAYFRNLGPKLDRLLDLLRKEDRWLILMNADPDALASSLALKRILARRVSAVGLAHVNEISRPDNLAMIRLLRIPTKKLTPPLAAQYDRYALVDSQPHHHSDFAGLKFSVVIDHHPLAKENPVEADFVDIKPEYGSNSSLMTEYLYNLGLRPGKLLATALVYGIKTDTQSFERGFCDVDIKAFRYLTKFYSQPLLHKILRSEFKLEWLKYFSQAFRKMRVLGQGLTAFMGRVDSPDILVILADFFLRVHGLSWTIISGIFNDNLVIILRGDGLRRDMGKFAKLLFGDVGSAGGHRSMARAEVPMARIATLHPQHFVLERLNKKNCIGPKKAASDSENGEEA
- a CDS encoding DNA polymerase I; amino-acid sequence: MSQASLRSRLGLKGRPLYLVDGNSFIYRGFYAYPDLRRSDGFPTSAAFMILRLLIKILQQEQPDFMAFVVDGPGPTFRHELFDGYKAGRAKVPEDLAAQRDIIKIGVGLLGVPMLEATGGAEADDYIASLCRRFKDDGPVVIVGTDKDLRQCLDANVVMWDPSQKSEKILTLDDFDSQEGLKPDQWPDYQALVGDSADDIPGIPKVGPKTAKLLMAKFPDLEALSAGMHLLSEKERAKYGPHLESVMLYRELTRLRTDFCQDVTLEDLRIKDSDDQSVRGFLQEFEFRQVTKEYDEWQGTKPPRQKFRPVSDAKVVDDPAEGLAGTEVGLVPRGEGWVLGSEGREVEYRGPVERLARALASTRAVVPSLMDLLRTSRDWEMVPMENWFDLSLAAYLLNPEARNYEWSRLRRSVEDVEILGQESLEALALARQYRERLDRSGLTRLMIDLERPLTAVLARMEQSGVGLDLEAFEVFLGEVKARLEELTAEIHAQAGENFNIRSSQQLSEILFDRLGLDSRSKTPGGALSTSSQVLENLRGRHPVVDLILEFRMLEKLRSTYLDPLPQMVDGQGRVHSHFNQLATATGRLSSSGPNLQNIPIRGEFGGRMRSCFVAGPGMILAGADYSQIELRLLAHLSGDGELMDAFSRQEDIHTRTAALLFDKPQADVSPGERRRAKTVNFGLLYGMGPLKLGRELGITTGQAKDFIELYFRKLTGVKAFYDRVETEAKVQGFVATIAGRRRLLPDINSRNNNLAQQARRMAINTVVQGSAADIIKMAMLAVDRDESLNTMGARLILQVHDELLLEVPEANGEEAGQRLSEIMTGVQSLAVPLVAEWGSGRTWAEAHG